aattcggtcacttGAAAAGTGACTTACAATTAGTCACTTATTTCACTTGCAAGAATTTTTGTCGCTATTTCGGcaaaaatggcccaaaaaagtgacttagaaaatgatcaatatttttcatggaaaTCTTTCAGAAttatcattttagaaaaaaaaaattaaaaatcaactgttcaacattaaaaatgtaaaacgaTGCGAGTGGATAGAACTGATATTTCATAAACCGTGcaaagttagatcgaaagatcaggaaaaaatcgatcacctgtcagaatttctagtgctgaagtgcctttttcgatttttggtgaatttttgaaaatcaaatttaggaatttaggccaaaaatgagaggaaaaaaaatcaaaattttactaaattaaccgagaaagctgaaatttgggatgtaccttattttcgacacgccaaatcgattggaaactgttttaactcgttttgagcagctctggagcctccagcagatttttgaaactcgaaattcccacaaaatttcatcaaatggagttggaaagccaaaatttattcctcaaactaatttcgatacgccacgaagtcgactgcaggtggatttcaagtcgttttggagcttccagcgactttttgaaaattactggagtcaccagatttttgaaattttatcaaatggagttagcaagctgaaatttacttcgcaaactaatttaaataccatatgaagtcgactgcatgatggtttcaaatggttttgaagcttccagcttttttttggaaatttcaattttccaaaaaaatccataaacctttcaaaaagtcgctggaggctccaaaacgactttaaacccgcagtcgacttcgtagcgtattgaaatcggtttacagaataaatttcagctttccatctccatttgataaaattttaagaaatttcaagtttcaaaaatctactggaagctccagtaattctcaaaaactcgctggaggttccaaaacgacttgaaatccgcctgcagtcgacttcgtggtgtatcgaaattagtttgcggaattaatttcggctttccaactccatttgatgaaattttgtgagaatttcgagtttcaaaaatctgctggaggctccagaactgctcaaaacgagttgaaacagtttccaatcgatttgacgtgtcgaaaatagggtatatccctaatttcagatttcttggaCAATTTCAtatcctatgttgaaacgcaaaatctgtgattttgggctgacctgtcaatcaaaatggccgccattttgtaagtaggggcACATTTGGAAGTAGAaactaatttttcgattttactataaactttttaaaaaatcaaattttggttgaaaattggaaaaattaaaaattttattaaatctgtctagaaagctaaaaattaatttgcatccTGCTTTCGAACTCCTGGCCGTCAATAGTTCACGGTTTCGAtacgttttggagcctgcagcagatttttttgatcCTCCAGTTCTCGGGAAAAAATGCAgcgaatgaaaatgaaattcagcacctctgtgttaaaattggaatataGAGTAACTTTGGtaactttcagctttccatctccatttgatgaaattttgtgaaaatttaaagtttcaaaaatctgctgcaggcttCAGGAATTATCGAAAAGTCACTGGAGCTAAAGCTAAAGTTTCATCTAGCTTTccattcttgaattttaaaacagaattttgtttaaaacactgtctgtttttttctcgacgtttaaaacaCTGCTTTAAACGTTTCAAACATACGGTGatgttttaaactgacaacactgaaaattatcaaattatagTGTTATCATCCGTATGGGAAACGTATTTGTCCctcaagttaattttttaacgaatttcTGAATCAAAAATCTGTTTGTATTTTGAAGTGTTTTATTCGTTTTCCTGGTGTTTTTcgaacaactttttaaaaaattatacatttttgaaattctgttcAGGTAATTTTGTAACCGTGACGTTTTTGGCGAGGAAGGAGGTAGTATTTCATCCAAGATCTTTCTTTCTAGTCTTGACGAAGCAATTTATTAAATTTGGAACAGTACGTGACCGATTTCGTGCTCCTAGTATTTGCTTGCTTGTCGTCGCCTGTTCTTCTCATATCATTCATATCATTAATTCGATCCTTACAATTCTAGGTTCTAATGGAAATGGAAGTTCAACATCACCAAGAAGTGGAAATGACCCAAGTCTTGTCAGAATTGTACGATATTTTCCATCCGACTCCGGTACCACTGAAACAACTATCAGCAATCGCCATTAGCCTACAAATATGGCGCTATAAAGTGAATGAATATCGCATAGGTGGAAAGTTGAAAGAATTTGACCCATGCAGCCTACGAAAAGATAATACCTGGATGAAAACTATGCTTCCTGATTTACCGTCCTCGGTTTACAAGACGATCGAAGAAGTTATCTCAAGATTCGGACATTCGATggaattttggcgaattgaGCATTATGAAAGAggattttgttttcaatacAGTGATGAGAACCATGTTTTAGAAgacttcgatgatttttcttgcGATTATGATGGCTCTATTGATTACGCGAGGacagccgaacgtatgatgcgttgtgaacgattcaattcgaaaatgaaGTTTACAGTCGCTTGTATGTATTTCTTCGAAAACGATATAAGACGAGTTTGGCCATCTGTATCGAGAAACATGAACTTAGATGGTATTAATTCTTACGAATGCCCACAACTGTACTATTGGGATTGCCTTCTCACGAATAAATTACACCTTATACCAACCGGGACGAATGCATTTCTTGATGAAAGAGTTTTCAGGATGTGCATGCCTTGTAATAGACCTTCggtcgagtatttttggaatcgtgtACCTGTGGAAAAACAAGTACAAAGAGCTGTTGCCCAGCTTAATGGTTATGATTTCGTTAgattcattttaccaaaactgaATGATCAGCAGCTCGATGAATTCGTCAACAACACAGATGTTCATGACTTGTATAAAGTGTTTATAAGTCTTCATTGCGATGAATGGGTTGTCCTGAGAACTTGGTACTACATTAGGAACATAATAAAGGAAagtaattttactaatttgatCATTCGTATGTTTGCATACGAGTATAATGTAAGAGATAAATACTTTGACCGGGAAaagtggccatatttgagtTGTCAGATATGGAATCATGCAACGCCTAATTTAAAACGATCGGTGATCGTCAGAGTTATTTCGTCGGACAGTAGCTGGTTCAATGGTATCCGTATGGCAGCCAATTATTCTGATTATAATAAGGTAAACGTCGAGTTGTTATTGACTACTCTACAAGATGCATCTTTGAAAGAAAGAAACTTATTCTGGCGTAATTGTTGGGATCGTTTAGTCGACGAAACACTAGTAGGCGAAGATTTGCAACGAGTAATAGAATTGTGCTTTGAGAACGAAGATGAGATCAATCAGTTCAAGCAGAACGTTCTGGTTAAAAGCGAAGATTTCTTTAAATTGTGTGTAAGATTATTGGAATGTGcgctgttcaaaaaattgaattccttAGTGCGTTTCTGTTGTCCCGAATCGCCAGCAGCGTGTAACTTCAGGGAACAAGTACTGCAATCGGTGTTTCTCGATGGACATTGGAATCTCACCGGTAAGCATGTCCATAAAGTCGATGAATTTAATGACTTTGTTAAAGATGTTTctagcaattttaaaaatcggttcaTTTCGTCGCCTTCGTTTATGGAGCAGTTATTATTCCTTTTATCCAATGAATTCCAACATGTTTATTCGCATATGATCATCAAATTTATCGACACCCTTGTTACAACAGAAGATACCGTAATGCAAGCCAAAATGAATCTGATTGATGCGTTGAAAGCGTATTTGAAGAAGTATACATGTAAGCGTGGCGATACATTTCGTGACCTTGAGTTCGACTCGATTTTATTGTGGTGCTTGGGAAGTAATGAAAGAGTTGAAGAATTCAGACTAAACTGCGCTGCGTTGTAGAGCCAGATGGCAACAAAAATCAAGTCGGAGAATTTGTGAGTTTTTATTCTAAATAATTACGAGTtatcaagtatgtacttatgttATAGGTTTTCTACGCAGGTAGGGTGCCTATGTTGAGAATTTTCATAAGATTTTCGAAGATGTGAAAGGATTTTACTGTTAAGTTATTGTGTATTCAGGCACCTTTTACACCTTTTACTAGTAGCTATTTTCGAGTTTCAGGTAgttaatgattttttgacataCAATTGAATGTTCAGGTGACCAAATCATCAACTGTaacgatttttttataaaatttgtagTAGTACAATTATGTTGTTTTGAATGTTGAGTAGTTGATTCGAGCTATTTCAGTCAAATTCAGACAGTTTttgctaattttattttttttctcatttttgttttcgaaatgaGATTCTAATAGGTAATTTAAtgaagttctgaattttttttccgaatAATTTGTGAGTGGTGTGTGTGTGCTTTCCAATATTTTCGAAGagaatcaattttcaacgaattttcaaaattttcgttgcTATTTTGGTGACTTGTTTCACAATAAGTACTTATACGACGagtatttcatttatttatgtaAGTTCTTGGtcaattattttcgatttttgtttatttcataATCAGAAGTTCTCGGAGAATTTGTTATTTTGAAGAGAAGTTGTATTttagatttattttatttttattacccaCGCTagtattttttatgatttgatTTACCTATCAAGTATTCTCAACTATTTTGATTGGGTTATGAATTCTTGTATCTCAAATATCTGTATTAGATCATAAATATacctattaaaatgaaatttcttgtgATGTTTCGAATTCGTGTTTCtggaatcatttattttttttggacattttagaGCAGGGtgttgattttctgaaaaaccaGGAAAAGTCAAGGAATTTCACGTTTCCGGAAAAGTCGTTGAAATATcagggaaattttgaaatttattgtctCTCCAAAATTAGGGAACCctataaaattacttatttaATCGGTAATTATTATGTAGAACTTTGCctatgctgttttttttttaccattgtcTTGCATTTTGCTCGTGTGTTCTGCCTTTTTggccaaaacattgaaaaaaattctgatttttgccTCATAATTACCATAGAGTTTAtgtttcagtgttttttttttgtaaaaatttcaagtgtcttttttgtggaaattctcAGTAAGTGCtgcttttgtcaaaaagttctaattttatGTACAATCGTGAAAAAGAATCCCAACATTTCCATAAGGATCTCGATTTTGTCACAGTCTCGTCTCCTGCCTGATAAAAATGTCTGTTTTCTGtgtgagttgaaaaaagtgtagtttttttgtttcgccaaaattattttaaaatagtcTTATTTTATGCTACAAAATTGTCGATGTTCTATTCCGACAtgtcaatgttttttttttagaaaactggaACATCTGAAAATCCACTGTAGGCTTCAGAATGGTTAGAAACCATCACGGATTGACTCGGTGGGGCGAAGGCGAAAATAGTGATGAAAACCAATttttagctttctagtttttcataaaattttgattttttttttcttttttgacccaaattggaggttaaaaaaaacattcgccaaaaatcaagaaattgattttttaacttttaaaatttttgctggtgatgtattttgggGTCCTTTGTCGACGATTCTTTTTAAAGCGTTTTTGTTCCAGTTGAGGTACTTCCCTTGTAGTTGTAAAAGTATCCAAAAAGTATATATGCTTATTTTAGctatttgaatcttttttttctctcaaaattgccaagagGCTTGCTGATTTGGTTTTTTGTCAATGAAGTTCTGATTTAAATTgatgtcaaaattgtgaaatgaaTTATCATATTTGTCCcagaagttatttttttcagaattaccgAGTAAAAacctacttttttgacaaatgctcaaaaaagtcctgcttttttgccaaatgctcaaaaaagtcctgcttttttgccaaaattataagTTTCCGTTTTCTGTCTACAATGACTTAAAAAACCCTGTTGTTTTGTCCAAATTCTCGAAAAAGATTACTACCTAGGTTAGAATTGCCGAAAGAAGTCCTCACCtaatttttgtaagtataatcaaaaagtgctaatttttttatcggAAACCATGTGGTTTTTActtaaattggcaaaaagtcgctcgactttttgccaaaatatccagattttttattatttttttaaacaatttgtgtatagagcgggaaaataacgtaaaaaagcaggggcaaaaaggaaaaaattggcacataaattttttcttcgggaatgtgttcggatggaccctctgaaccaccaaaaaaaaccgactctcctacccctggaggaaaatttcttagggggctgaaaccggtgccgattcacgtttttggcgttttactccgtaaatattaggtttttgagaaaaactaccaggacaaaaaatgttccccttcaaattctcgacaatttgatactacgctcgatccATTCCTCAagggggggtgtccaaaaaaaaggggggaaagagtaggtgtttcaaaaaaggtcagtccaataaattgatcaaaattaccacttaaaatcattcgttttcgctcaatttttttttacaaagtctactcacccaactactaatcaaactaccattggtttgtcttcaaccctcctcgggggttagtgagggttgcttgatttttcaagtaacacactactgattcatatatttgaaaaacaaatctggacgtgcgatatatcgaatagtatgttttcgaggtaagtagagcaggaaaaaagtgcatattctAGTTTAGTGTCTCAACAGCATAcaagtcgatatatcactcgacttttcacgatttttcaaaatttggaccctcattttggggcacacaggggctttgaggagttgtaggcaaaaaataagttcatattcgtactcagcgatttcgagaacataccattcaatatgtcactcgactttttacattttttcaaaattttggccttttttggggcag
This region of Planococcus citri chromosome 5, ihPlaCitr1.1, whole genome shotgun sequence genomic DNA includes:
- the LOC135847741 gene encoding uncharacterized protein LOC135847741; translation: MEMEVQHHQEVEMTQVLSELYDIFHPTPVPLKQLSAIAISLQIWRYKVNEYRIGGKLKEFDPCSLRKDNTWMKTMLPDLPSSVYKTIEEVISRFGHSMEFWRIEHYERGFCFQYSDENHVLEDFDDFSCDYDGSIDYARTAERMMRCERFNSKMKFTVACMYFFENDIRRVWPSVSRNMNLDGINSYECPQLYYWDCLLTNKLHLIPTGTNAFLDERVFRMCMPCNRPSVEYFWNRVPVEKQVQRAVAQLNGYDFVRFILPKLNDQQLDEFVNNTDVHDLYKVFISLHCDEWVVLRTWYYIRNIIKESNFTNLIIRMFAYEYNVRDKYFDREKWPYLSCQIWNHATPNLKRSVIVRVISSDSSWFNGIRMAANYSDYNKVNVELLLTTLQDASLKERNLFWRNCWDRLVDETLVGEDLQRVIELCFENEDEINQFKQNVLVKSEDFFKLCVRLLECALFKKLNSLVRFCCPESPAACNFREQVLQSVFLDGHWNLTGKHVHKVDEFNDFVKDVSSNFKNRFISSPSFMEQLLFLLSNEFQHVYSHMIIKFIDTLVTTEDTVMQAKMNLIDALKAYLKKYTCKRGDTFRDLEFDSILLWCLGSNERVEEFRLNCAAL